The Piliocolobus tephrosceles isolate RC106 unplaced genomic scaffold, ASM277652v3 unscaffolded_44505, whole genome shotgun sequence genome contains the following window.
tttgagatggagtgtcgccctgttgaccaggctggagtgcagtggcgtgatcttggctcactgcaacttctacctcccaggttcaagcgattctcctgcctcagcctcccaggtaattgcgattacaggtgtgcatcaccctgcccagctagtttttgtacttttagtagagatgaggttttactatgttgcccaggctggtcttgaactcttgacttcaagtgatctgcctgcctcagcctcccaaagtgatgggattccaggtgtgagccaccaggcctggcctcgcctccgtttctttatttttggaacCCTTGAAGAGACAGTGACCTCCCCGAGGCTAACCCTTGGGAAGCCTGTGGGATTTTACCCCACTCCCTCCACTATCCCAAGAGAGGCTTCAGGGACCACGAAGACGGGAAATCTCCTGGACTTAAGGACTTCGGAGACAGGCCTGGTCCGCGACCTCCGTGTGAGCTTGGGCAAAGGACGTGACCTTTCAGAGCTAGTCTGTAAGTCTTTGAGAGACTGACCAAGGGTACCCtaagggtggagggaggggcttGAGTCACTGGCTGGCGAGTCAGGGGCTCATCTGGGAACAGCATGCGGAGGGGGTGGTCTCTGGGCTCTGTTCCTATCTGGGGCCCCTGGGGCCCTGCAGCCTTGGGTGGCAGTGAGTATCCTGTCAGTGGGGTATGTGAGTATCCCGTCAGTGGGGTATGTAAGTCTAGAGGCCTGGCTCCCTCGGGAGTCTCGGGGGATGAAGAAGGAGCTTTGATAGGGACCCAAGTTCTCAGGCAGAAAATTTGGCTCTGTTTATGTTCTAATCGGACCCTTTTCAGGCTGGGGctccccccagcccccaggctACAGCCTGGAGGTGTCTCTGGCCAGGCACAACATCCAGCTGCTGGCTCTCGGCCCTGTCCATTTGCCCAGAGGGAAGAAGGGCGGGTGGGCAGAAGGAAGGGGCTGGAGACAGATCATCAACCCTCCCCGCCCACCCCGGGTGGGGCTCTCCCTGTCTCCGGAAAGGTGGCCCAGGGCCGCCAGTCCAGTCACCCCAGAAATATCCAAGGTGTTGGGGGCAGCCCTTGACGGCCAGCCCCGCCTGGCTATGTGGCCGTTGTGTGCCTGGTTAGACGCGCGGCCACCCGGCTCCGAGGGCCATCAGTGGGGGCTGGCCTCGGCCCTCGAGCTGCCCCGTTCTTGAGCTGTAGAGATTCCTGGGCCGCCGCCTCGTCCTCACTGGAATCTGATTCTTCCATATCACTACGAATGTCCTTCTCCATCTGGGGAACAGAGAGAGGGATGGAGCTCGGAGCAAGCAGGTAGGAGCTTGGGGCTGGGGCCCCCGGGGAGGTCCAGCCATACCTGACCCTTCTTTATGAAGCTACGGAGCATGCGCAGAATGAGGCAAGACCAGAACAcgtgcagcagctgcagcaacaTCAGAAGCCCGTTGAAGAAGTAGTAGCCGAAGAAGGGGCCCCTGTTGCCAAGGGACTCGTAGTATGTGGTGTAAAGGATCCTACAgcgggagggagaggaggaggccgGGGCTTGACCAGCCGCTGTGGCCCCTGGTCCTAGGAATTTCTAACTAGCATGGCCTTCCCTGCTCCATTACCTTCTATGGCTCCCAGTGTCCCCCATCCCATCAtacctacacttttttttttattttttatttttgagacagaatcttgttctggtGCCCCGGTtgaagtgcagcggcacgatctgggctcactgcaagctccgcctcctgggttcacgccattctcctgccccagcctcccgagtagctgggactacaggtgcccgccaccatgcccggctagttttttgtattttttttagtagagacggagtttcactgtgttagccaggatggtctcgatctcctgacctcatgatccgctggtctcggcctcccaaaaagtgctattacaggcatgagccactgcacccggcccatacCTTACCTACACTCTTGAGCTGGGTATGCTAGGCCTGCTCTCACTTGCTTGTACTAAATGAGCAGAACACACAGAAGCTCCCTGACTGGCCATTCATGAACCCCACCCAAGTCGGTACTTATGATCCCAGCTGCTTTCCTGGGTGGTACTCTGACACCTTCTCTCTACTCCTCAGACCCCCATCACCTCCCCCTCATCAGCAGGTGACCGCCTACTCACCTCAGGTGAGGGGCTTCATGTCTCAGGAAGGCAAGCGGTGGGGACTCATCTCCCAAGGAGTATAAAAGGGGAGGGGCCTCATCTCCCAGATAGCCAGACGGGGGCGGGGCTTTGTCtcccagggaggctgggaggggcgGGGCTTCATTTTCATTGTGCGACCCAAGCCAGTAGGAAAGAATGTTCCCCAGCACCGCTCCTCCCCTCAAACTCCTCCTTGCTTGTTGCCTGGGACACTGTTCTGGAGCCCAACTCCCACCACACCCTCTCTTCTCAAACTCAGCTCTGgttcttctgtttttttgagacggagtctcactctcccccaaggctggagttcagtggtgcgatccagctcactgcaacctccgcttcccgggttccagcaactctcctgcctcagcctctcaagtagctgggattataggcgcctgccaccacgcccggctaatttttgtatttttaataggtggattttgccatgttggccaggctggtctcgaactcctgacctcaagtgatctgtccgcctcagcctcccaaagtgctgggattacaggtgtgagccaccgcacctggccttcctgCTGGTTCTTTATCATTAGTGCCAACCCTGCTGTTATTTCACACAAGAAAGGAGAAACCAAAAAACTCATTCTTGACTCTACTCTGTCCCTCTGGGtaccaacttttttcttttccctgtaggcttatttccttttctttggaactCCTTCAAAGTACTGgctgggctgggtatggtggctaatgcctataatcccagcactttggaggtggaggtgggtggatcagcaggtcaggagtacgagcccagcctggccaacatggtgaaacccctgtttcaaaaacaaaaaaaccaaaacaacaaaaaaattagccaagtgtgatagtgcctgcctgtaattccagctactcaggaggctgaggcaggagaatcgcttgaacccaggaggcagaggttgtggtgagccaagatcacaccattgcattccagtctgggtgacagagccagactccatctcaaaaaaaaaaaaaaaaaaaaagtactggctGTAGCTGCTGTGTTTCTCCTATCCCGTAATCAGCTGTAGGGTTACCAGCGACCTTGCCTTCCTCACTCCACAGTGTTTAGCCCTGCACCGCCACCAACCAGTATAACAGGTTGCCAGCggccttccctcctccctgggcccctccccccaccccaccatctCCCCATCTCACAGTCACTTCCGCCTAATCTACTCAGGCCTTGAACCCAAGACAGATGGGAGCCATGGAGGGTTGTAGCCAGAGGAGGGATGTGATCTGACTCATACGCTCCATGGGCCCTGTTCTTCCTCTCGACCTGCAAACATCAGGGGGCCCGAGGACTGAGCCTCTCTGTCCACACCTGGTCCCTAGGTGATGCTATCCAGGCTGCTGGCTGAAAATACCAGCATGCACTGGCAACTCCTACATGACCTTTCCCCAGAAGCCCGGACGGGCATGCCCACTGCCGTCCCCATGTCTCCTCTGAGGCCACAGACCCCTCAAACCCAGCAAGGCTGAGCTCCTGCTGCCTCAAGCAGTTCCTTCTGTGACTGTTCCCGTCTCCTGATCCCAGAGGCATCCCCTTGAGTCTGCTCACTTATCTCGCCTTCCCTGGGTCCTCTCGCTCCTGCCCATACTTCCCATGATGGTTCCGCTGCAGCTGCTAGAGGGCATCCGGAACAGCTAGGTCAGATCGAATCCCTCCTCTGCTTGTGACCTCCGTGACTCCCATCTCCCTCGGGGTCAAAGCCAAGGTCTTCCCCACAGCCCTCAAGGACCTGCACGGCCtacccccttccctccctgcccttcccctcacccactgctccagccacacaggcCGCCTTGCTACCATTCCCCTAACATGCCAGGCATGGTCTAGCCTCAGGGcgtttgcacatgctgttctgaCTGGACCGGTCTTCCCCTCTGATCAACGTGGTTCTGTCCCTtacctccctcccacctctctaTACAAACGCTGCCAGCAAGGCATTCCCTGCCACTCGAATTCCAACTACCCACCCCTCCCATACTTCCTGCTCCCTTCccgacattttaaaaaaaaatttatttatgcagtgatggagtcttgctctgtcacccaggcttgagtacagtggtgcgatctcggctcactgcaacctccgtctcctgggttcaagtgattctcctgcctcagcctcctgagtagctgggattacaggtgcctgccaccatgcccagtattAATTAACTAAAACCAATAATTAGTATTGTAcgaattattgtatttttagtagagatggggtttctctatggtggccagggtagtctcaaactcctgacctcaggtgattcggccacctcggactcccaaagtgctgggattacaggtgtgagccatcacacctggccagttttatttatttttaaaacaaagtctctgtcacccaggctggaatgcagtggtacaatctcaattcactgtagcctctgcctcctgggtttaagtgatccaactgcctcagcctcccgagtaggtgggattacaggcatgcaccatcacgtttggctaatttttgtatttttagtagaggcagggtttcatcatgttggccaggctggtcttgaactcctgacctcaagtgatctgcccgcctcggcgtcccaaagtgctgggattacaggtgtgagctaccccgTCCGGCCCCCCgactttattttcttgttagtAAATCTCTCCTTTGCATGCTGTGTAGTTCACCTGGCTGCCTCCTTTACCATCCGCTCCACCCATGAAGTATCTGCTCACAAGGGCAGGGATCTTTGAACTGTGGCCTCTGCTGTGTTCCCAGCACACTCAGACCCCATAAATATTTACCGGGCAGACTTTGGTGCACTGGCAACGCTGacccctcctcccactccacgGTCCAGGCACGCTGAGTAATTCCTAATTCTCTGTCGCACCTTTGCATATGCTGTGCCCTGTGCCTGGCGTGCCTTCTCCTGGAACTCTCCCAACCGAGATCCCCGGCTCGTTAGGGCAGGGTACCAATGGTGAGGCAGTCCTGGAATCTCAGACATGCCCTCCCACCTCCCTGACCCCCATGGGAGGGCTGACTCACTGGGTGGGGAAGAGGACCAGTCGGGTGTAGAAGAAGACCAAGGAGAAGATGAGGAAGAGCGCGTCACACACTTGCTGATACTGCGTGTAGTTGACCATCTTACAGGCCTGAGACGGGCAGCACAGAGACATGGGCTCAGGACCAGGGGCCTGGCCTCAAGGAGAAGGTGCTATGGGACGGGAACAGGTGAATTGGGGTGGGGCCTTGATTCCAGGAACTACCTACATTTCCAGGAAAGGTGAAGAGTGTGAataaatacaggctgggcacggtggctcacgcctgtaatcccagccctttgggaggctgaggtggcggatcacctgaggtcaagagttcgagaccagcctgaccaagatggtgaaatcccatctctactaaacatacaaaaattagctgggcgtggtggtgggcacttgtaatcccagctacttgggaagctgaggccggagaatcgcttgaacgtgggaggcagaggttgcagtgagtagagattgcgccattgcactccagcctgggtgagagcgcgagactccatctcaaaaaaaagtgaatacaTGCATGCATGCGCCTGTCTGTAGCTGTATCCTCCAagaagggaggctgagggggcggGGCTTTATCTCCCAGGAAGACAGAGGGGGCAGGACCTCATGTCCCAAGGAAGCTGAGAAGCTGGGGGGGAGGGGCCGGGGGGGGCCTCTGCCCAAGGAAGCTAGGAGGGGTGGGGCTTCATCACCCAGgaagatgggggggggggggggggggggccttatcagcctggaagacagatgGGACGAGGCCTTATTACCCGAGAAGGCCAGGAGGGTGGGCTCCATTTCCCAGGAAAGTTGGGAGGAATGGGACTTCATCTCTAGGGGCACCTGGGAGGGCTGGGTACAGCAGCTGGGAAGGGTCAGGCAGGGGCCAGGCCCACCTCCAGCAGGTAGTCGGCGGAATCGTGTAACAGCAGCACCAGAGAGCCGATGCGCAGCAGGTTGGTGCTGTAGGAGAAGGTCATCAGGATGACCACCACGAAGTGATGTATCACCTGCTCCTTGAAATCCTGCAGGAGACAGTGGGTCACGGTGGGGATGAGCCTTGATGCTGGAGGGTGCCCCACCCTACGGGCCAAGAAGTGCGTCCTTTCAAGGGGTTTGTGTGGCCTCTGGGCCCATGGCCTCTATACCTCCTGCAAGAGGCACCAGGGAGCTCTCGAGGTACAGCTGTGAGGCTGCCCTACCACCCAGCTCCCCAGTTCCCTGTCCGTGGTGGGGTCTTCCAGACTCTGGTGTGGCCTCACCTTGCGCTTGACATCAAAGGGCAGCCGGATTAGCAGTGAGAGGTAGAACGCCAGCTCCAAGAGGTACCACCAGTACAGGGATGGCTTCAGGGGCTGCAGCAGGGCAGGACAAGGTTAGCTGTGGGGAGCGAAGGCTCCAGTCGGGCAGGGGTATGGCTCAGGGCCCACTCCCTTTGCTCAAAACCAGGATACTTGAATCCCAGTGAGTGAGCTCCCCATCTCTGGAGGTAATCAAGGGCAGTGGTTTGGTGGAAGCACCTGCTTGGAGTTTTCTAGCCGTTCTCTATTCCCCAGAGGAATCAAAGACACAGAGTAGTACTCGGTGGGGAATGATGGTGGTGTCAGGGCTCGCATCCCAGGTCCATGGCTGCAGCAACTGTGATCATTACCCTGGCCTCCAAGCATTCGCTCACACACCCACACTGCCACTCACCTGGTTTGGGTAATTGTCCCAGCACCTTACTGGGGCCCACAGCCATGATTCCTGCAGGGAAACAGGTGTCAGGCTGTGCGGAGGTGAGAATCCAGCTTTCCACCCTGGGTCTGTGGCCTCTTTGGGGCTCTTTCCATGGTCTCGTAAATGCTGCCTTCACCCAGCCGTGCTTTTTTCTGTCTCAATCTTGATTGGGGAGCTCATTCACTGCAGAACCCTAAACTTCTGGTGCGTGGCAGACCCTAAGTACCTGTTGTGTGAATTCACCACCGCCTGGCCCAGCTCGCTCTCTCCTCGGCTgcacccctccacacacaccctcccaccAGATCCAGGCCTGGGGCGTAGGAGGCATTTCTGGGACAGGAGGACGGGGCAGGTGAGCAGTCAGCTACGCTCGGGTACACTCACGTGGTACAGGACCGAGAGACCACCCACGAAGGAGGACAGGTAGAAAAGAAACCTCCAGCTGCGGATAGGGAGGGAGCTGTGAAAACAGGAACCACCCCCCTGCTGCCTTGCACCCCAGAAGTCCCATCCAGCCCCATTCTGGGTTTACCTGGCCTCACAGAACTTCTTGGTCAGCTGCGTTTGATCCTGCTTTCGGCGTCTCCGGAACCATCGTTGGGTCTGCCGCAGTGTGAGGCCACACTGGGCAGCCAGGAGGgagagctggggctggggagggggtgatGGGGACAAGGGTCACAGAGGCCCTGTGGTGGCTTCCCCCATGGCCCCAGACAGGACTTGGCTCTGCCCTCTCCTCCACTGCAGCCCCACGTCTTGTCTACAAGGTGACCACGTCTATATGGAGAGGCAGTGTTGGGGGTCGCAGAGTTGGGGGGGGGTCCCAGCGTGGGGGGCCTGCAGAACACTTGGGCCTTAAGCAAATCCTGTTCATAGGGCAGGCAGGTCGCTGATGGGGATGGGATTAAGAGAGATGCTGGTGTGCATCCTCTTCTACCCACAGATAGGCTTCCCTGCGTCCCTCCAGAACGGTCAGTTCCCACCTCCAACCTAGGCAGGCAGTTGAGACCTTGCCCCAGCCCCAAGCCCTACATGAAGAGGGAAATGGACAAGTAGAGGGGGAGTCACGTGGCTTCTAGCTCTGTGGCAACTGCCCTGTTGCCCCCAGGGCATGTGGTCTTCAccattccccaccccaccccactcaggATGCATCCACGTCTCCACAGTGCAGAGCCTGTCTAGCAGCAGCCACACCAGAGACGCGAATGGAGGGAGGGTCACAGGGCTGCTTCTGTTACTCCATCTCCTACCAACTCAGACCTTCCATTCCTCCCCCAGAATAGGAGAGCATGCAACTACTTTCACTGTCCTACAACCTGTCCATTGTGCAACTATGCCCAGGGAGGCTGCGAGGGGCGGGGCGCCATctcccagggaggctgggggggtgggggggtgggtcCTCATCtcccagggaggctgggagggggtGGGTCCTCATCGCCCAGGGAGGCTGGAGGGGCAGGGCTCCATCTtccagggaggctgggaggagcgGGGCTCTATCGCCCAGGGATGCTGGGAGGGGTGGGGCCCATTTCCCAGTGGGACTGGTATGCCTGGGGCTCCATCTTCCAGGGAGGCTGGAGGGGCGGGTCCTCATTTCCCAGGGAGGCTAGCGGGGCAGGGCTCATTTCCCAAGGAATCGGGGATGAAGAGTGGAAAGTGGGGGCATTTCGGGGGTACCTGAAGCCACCTtggcttctcctgcctcaacaaataggccacacacccacacaccaccCCGCAGGCCCCACCCCCCAGGGCAGTAGTGCCAGTCGCAGGGCACGGGGGGGGGGGGCTCTCACCTCCTCGGGCCTGTGCCCTTCTGTGAGGAAGTATTTTTCCAGCGTGGCATTCGGCTTCACCTGCTTCCTGGTCTGATCCCTCACACCCAGCCACCGGCTCAGGGGCAGGCCGATGAATCTGGGTGCAAGGGAGATAGAGCCCATTAGCCCAGGTGAAGAGACGGGACTGCCTATGCATGAGGGGGCAGACATGCTATCGGTGGGTAAACCAAGTCTCAGAGGTCACAGCTGGCACAGGGCAGGGTGTGTACAACTTGGGGTCTGTCTTCTCCATCTGCTCAGAGGGTTTGGAGGTCCAGAGTCAGAAAGGTTCATGAAACAGGACTCGATTTTCCACTTATTCCCGGCCTCATCCCCTGGGGCCCTGAAGGGGTAGCCCGGCTGCTGTGTTTGACCAAACATAAGGCAGCTGGCTCacgtgaggtcagaagttcgagaccagtctgaccaatgtggtgaaacattgtctctactaaaaatacaaaatcatctgggtgtggtggcatgtgcctgtaatcccagctacacgagaggctgaggcaggagaattgcttgaacctggaggtggaggttgcagtgagccaggatggcatcactctattccagcctgggagacagagtctccatctcaaaaaaaaaaaaaaaaaaaaaggcacatgaaCCTGTGATGTGTCTGCTGGGTGAGGGTGTGCAGACCAGCTCTTGGGGAACACAGGTACCTTTGCCCAATCCCAAACCAGAGATAAGAGTCTCTTCACTGCCTGTCTCACTGTGACCTGGGTCCTGGCCTGACCCCTCGCCAGACTGGGGGCTCCCCACGGGCAGGGGCTGTTCCCGCTCCAAGCCCCTCCTCCTAGCATCCCCCATTCAGGATAAAGACTTGGAGATCAGGGACCCTGGTCAACCAACATGTTGCCCACAAGAGGGCGCGCCAACACCACAGGTGGGGACCGAATTTTACATCCACCGTCCATCCCAACATCATCCCTCATTTGGGGAAAGGCTGAGAGCAACCTAGCAAGAACTCATTGCAGACTAAATCATGATGCAGAGATAAAGGGCAGATACTTAATGAGCTGTTATCTGCTAAGCATGGGGCCAAGTCCACGTTATATACACTGGCTCACCTAACCCTAACTTAGTCCCCATTGTCGtaatgggtaaactgaggctccGAGGGTCAGAGACATGCCCGAGGAGACACTGTGAGCAGGTGAAAGACCTGAAATTTGAGCTCAggattctggtttttgttttaagaggcAGGATCTCCTCttggaggtggagggtgggaggatcgcttgaactcaggagttcaagaccagcctgggcaacatggtgagacctcatctctactaaaaatacaaaagttagctgggttgTGGTgtcacttgcctgtaatcctagcactttaggatgccaaggcaggcggatcacctgacgtcaggagtttgagaccagcctggccaacatgggaaaacaccgtttctactaaaaatacaaaaattaggtatggtggcacatgcctgtaattgcagttacttgtgaggctgaggtcagagaattgcttgaacctgggaggcagaggttgcagtgaaccgagatcgtgccatagcactccagccaaggtgaaagagctctgtctcaaaaaaagttagccgggcgtggtggcacgtgcctgtagtcccagctactggtggggctgaggttttttttttgagatgacgttttgctcttgtcacccaggctggagtgcagtggcatgaatgaTCTTggttcaatgcaacctctgtctcccgggttcaagcaattctcctacctcagcctcctgggtagcagggactgcaggcgtgcaccaccacacccagctaattttttgtacttttagtagagacagggtttcaccatgctggtcgggctggtctcgaactcctgacctcatgatccgcctgcttcggcctcccaaagtgttgggattacagatgggagccactgcacccagcgtaattttttttttttttttttgagatggagtcttgctttattgcccaggctgcagtgcagtggccggatctcagctctctgcaagctctgcttcccgggtttacaccattctcctgcctcagcctcctgagtagttgggaatacaggcgcatgccaccttgcccggctagatttttgtatttttttttttttttaaagtagagattgggtttcaccgtgttagtcaggatggtctcgatctcctgacctcgtgatccgcccatctcggcctcccaaagtgctgggattacaggcttcagccaccgtgcccggcctgtatttttctaatagagacaggttttcaccatattgcccagtctggtcttgaactcctggactcaagcgatcacctgcctcagcctcccaaattgctgacattacaggcatcagctaccacgcctggcctagattcaatttttttgtttaaagggCTAAAACCCCTGCATTTGAAACTGGAAAACCCTCCGCCCACCCCACTGTCCTTCACTAAGACCCTGGGATGCCTTTGGGATGGGATAACACCCCCAGCtcacatttgccttttttttttttttttaagatggagtcttgctctgttgcccaggctggagtgcagtggcacgatcttggctcactgcaacctccgcctcccaggttcaggcgattctcccgcctcagcctcctgaggagctggaattacaggtgtgcgcccagctaatttttgtatttttagcacagatggggtttcaccatgttggccaggctggttttgaactcctgacttgaagtgatccgcccgcctcagcctctcaaagtgttgggattacaggcgtgagccacggtgcccggcctccCATCCCTGTTTTATGAAGATGTTGGCACACCCAGCCCTCAACTGCGGGCAGTGTTCCTATAAACCAGCAATCAGAGGCCAGAATTGTgggtgg
Protein-coding sequences here:
- the LOC113224352 gene encoding ceramide synthase 4-like, whose translation is MLSSFNEWLWQHRFWLPPNVTWAELEDRDGRVYPHPQDMLAALPLALVLLAMRLAFERFIGLPLSRWLGVRDQTRKQVKPNATLEKYFLTEGHRPEEPQLSLLAAQCGLTLRQTQRWFRRRRKQDQTQLTKKFCEASWRFLFYLSSFVGGLSVLYHESWLWAPVRCWDNYPNQPLKPSLYWWYLLELAFYLSLLIRLPFDVKRKDFKEQVIHHFVVVILMTFSYSTNLLRIGSLVLLLHDSADYLLEACKMVNYTQYQQVCDALFLIFSLVFFYTRLVLFPTQILYTTYYESLGNRGPFFGYYFFNGLLMLLQLLHVFWSCLILRMLRSFIKKGQMEKDIRSDMEESDSSEDEAAAQESLQLKNGAARGPRPAPTDGPRSRVAARLTRHTTAT